DNA from Longimicrobium sp.:
CCCAGCGCGCGGGCTCGCGGCCGGTGACCAGCGCGGCCTGCGTGACGTTCACCAGCCCGGCCAGCGCGGAGTCGAAGAGCGACACCTCCACGCGCTGCCCGCGGGCGCCGCGGTCGCGCTCGCGCAGGGCGGCCAGGATGGCGATTGCCGCGTTCTGGCCGGTGAGGACGTCGACCACGGCCACGCCCACCTTGGTCGGCGCGCCCTCGGGGTCGCCGGTGACGGCCATCCACCCGGCGCGCGCCTGCACGGCGAAGTCGTAGCCCGGCCGCCCCGCCTCGGGGCCGTCGCTCCCGTACCCGGTGATGGAGCACCAGACCAGGCCCGGGTTGCCGCGCGAGAGCTCGTCGTAGCCGAGGCCGAAGTTCTCCATGGTCCCCGGCGCGAAGTTCTCCACCAGCACGTCGGCGCCCTGCGCCAGGCGCAGGACCAGGGCGCGGCCCGCGGGCGTCTTGAGGTCGGCGGCGACGGAGCGCTTGTTCCGGTTGACGGACAGGTAGTAGGCGGCCTCGCGCCCCTGGGGCCCCTCGGCCCACGGCGGGCCCCAGGCGCGGGTGTCGTCGCCGGTGCCGGGGCGCTCCACCTTCACCACGTCGGCGCCCAGGTCGCCCAGGATCATGGTGCAGAGCGGGCCGGCCAGCACGCGCGAGAGGTCGAGCACGCGCAGGCCGGAGAGCGGGGGCGGTTCGTGGGATCGGGACGTCGTCATCGGCCGGGTCGAGGAGGACGGGAGATCGGGCGCGCAGCATAGCCCCGCGCGGAAGGGCGGTCAACGGCGGCGGCACGGGTGGGGCGGCTCCGCGGACGATCTCGGTTGCTCCGGAGACTTCGGCGCGGGCCCTCACCCGCCGCCTTAGAGCGGCAACCCTCTCCCAACTTCGGGAGAGGGTGGACTTTACCCCTCGGTGCGACGGTCGGGATTCGGTGCTGGCCGTCCCCTGTAACCTGTCCCCTGTTCCCTGCTTCTGCGTGAGGGATGCGCGCCCGGAGGGCCGGGACGCCGCCGCGACACGGGGTATCGTCGCGGCGGTGGCCCGGCGCGGTTAGGCAGCGTTGTTTGCTGCCTTACCGCGCGCGCAGCCCGGCCCGGAGCGCAGCGGAGGGACACGCCCAGAACTGCAGTGCAGAGACGCGGCGCGCGCTGTGCAGGAGAACGGCGGGCGCCAGATCGGCGGCCCTTCGCGAGACCACATCCAGATCCGGACGGACGGGGAAAGACTCCATGGCTTCGTTCAACGACCTCGGGCTCCGCGAGCCCCTGCGGATGGCGCTGGAGGAGGAGGGGATCGATCACCCCACCGCGCTCCAGCAGGCGGCCATCCCCGTGCTGCGACGCGAGGGGAACCTGGTGGCGCGCGCCGCCAGCGGCTCGGGGAAGACGCTGGCCTGGGCGCTGGGCGTGCTGGACCGCATCGAGGCGCGCGGCGAGCCGGAGGAAGGCGAGGAGGGCGATGAGTCCGCCGGCGGCACGCGCGTGCTGGTGCTGGTGCCCACCGCCGAGGCCGCCGAGCGCGCGGCGCTGGCGCTGGTGCCCTACGCGGCCGCGGTGGAACTGGCGGTCACCGCCTCGGGCCCCGGCTGGGGGACGCCGCCGGGCGGGGCCGACGTGCTGGTGTCCACCCCCACGGAGGTGATGGAGGCGGTGCGCGGCTCGGGGGTGAAGCTCGACGCGCTCGACGCGGTGGTGGTGGACGGGGCCAGCGACGTGGAGGCGCTGGGCGGCTGGGAGGCGCTGGAGACGCTCTTCGACCACGTCCCCCGCACGGCGCAGCGCGTGGTGTTCAGCGCCGAGACGACCTCCGCGGTGCAGGACCTGGTGGACCGCCGGGTGAAGCGGGCCATGCGCTACCCGCCGCAGCCGGCGGTGCCGGACGAGGCCGAGGCGCGGGAGGTGACGGGCGTGGTCGGCTACGTCCCCGTGTCGGAGCGCGAGAAGGTGGACGTGGTGGCGCGGCTGCTGGGCGGCGAGCGCCGGGGCGAGGCGCCGCCGGTGCTGGTGTGCCGCACCGACGAGCGCGCCTCGCAGGTGGCCGAGGCGCTGGCGCTGCGCGGCTTCCTGGTGGGCGAGGCCGACGACCCCGACGCGGCGGTCGCCGTGGTGGGCTCGAACGAGGCGCTGGCGGCGCTGGCGGGCGAGGGCGGGCGCCCGGCGGGCACGGTGATCAGCTTCGACGTGCCGGCCGACGAGGAGGCGATGCGGGCCCGCCACGGGGGCGAGGCGACCGGCTTCGTGCTGGTGCAGCCGCGCGAGCTGCCGCACCTGCGCGTGGTGGCCGAGCGCGCCGGGCTGGACGCGCGCCCCGCCGGGATCACGGGAGAGGCGTCGTCGGCGGCGGACGAGCTGCGCGCCTTCCGCCAGGCGGTGCGCCGGGCGCTCGCCGAGGAGGACGTGGGCGCGGCGATGCTGGTGCTGGAGCCGCTCTTCGACGACTACACGGCGGCCGAGGTGGCGGCCGCGTGCGCCGCGCTCCTGCGCCGCCGCCGCGCCGAGGAGCCCGCCCCGGCCGCGGCTCCGGCCGCCACGGCGCCGGCGGGGCGGGCCCCCGCGCCGGTCTCGCGCCTGTACGTGGGCGTGGGCGAGCGCGACGGGGTGCGTCCGGGCGACCTGGTGGGCGCCATCGCGGGCGAGACCGACATCCCCGGCTCGGCGGTGGGGAAGATCGACATCCGCGACACCTTCTCGATCGTGGAGGTGCCGGCGGACGTGGCCGAGCGGGTGATCCAGGCGGTCAACGGGATCACCATC
Protein-coding regions in this window:
- a CDS encoding CoA transferase, whose product is MTTSRSHEPPPLSGLRVLDLSRVLAGPLCTMILGDLGADVVKVERPGTGDDTRAWGPPWAEGPQGREAAYYLSVNRNKRSVAADLKTPAGRALVLRLAQGADVLVENFAPGTMENFGLGYDELSRGNPGLVWCSITGYGSDGPEAGRPGYDFAVQARAGWMAVTGDPEGAPTKVGVAVVDVLTGQNAAIAILAALRERDRGARGQRVEVSLFDSALAGLVNVTQAALVTGREPARWGNAHVTIVPYQAFDAADRPFIVAVGNDAQWRRLCAAVGADDLLADERFATNPGRVEHRAEVVGALAARLGTRPAAEWLALLETAGVPCAPVQSVGEALGDPVLTARGGLWPMAGDTYGSVETVASPLRFTRTPPTLARPAPSLGEHTAEVERGGWDGVG
- a CDS encoding DEAD/DEAH box helicase translates to MASFNDLGLREPLRMALEEEGIDHPTALQQAAIPVLRREGNLVARAASGSGKTLAWALGVLDRIEARGEPEEGEEGDESAGGTRVLVLVPTAEAAERAALALVPYAAAVELAVTASGPGWGTPPGGADVLVSTPTEVMEAVRGSGVKLDALDAVVVDGASDVEALGGWEALETLFDHVPRTAQRVVFSAETTSAVQDLVDRRVKRAMRYPPQPAVPDEAEAREVTGVVGYVPVSEREKVDVVARLLGGERRGEAPPVLVCRTDERASQVAEALALRGFLVGEADDPDAAVAVVGSNEALAALAGEGGRPAGTVISFDVPADEEAMRARHGGEATGFVLVQPRELPHLRVVAERAGLDARPAGITGEASSAADELRAFRQAVRRALAEEDVGAAMLVLEPLFDDYTAAEVAAACAALLRRRRAEEPAPAAAPAATAPAGRAPAPVSRLYVGVGERDGVRPGDLVGAIAGETDIPGSAVGKIDIRDTFSIVEVPADVAERVIQAVNGITIKGRSVRVDYDRGADRARRAKPAGEHRDRGDRGDRGDRDRGGDRDRGDRDRGDRGDRGDRGPRGAGGGSRGPGGDRGGPARPRGKFGPREGGREGGTRTIRRPPRPRE